In the Aquimarina spinulae genome, TCTCCTACCCAAGGAGATACCAGATATTCTAATGCTAGTTTTTTATCTTCCCTACCAGCATAAATACCCCAAGTAATCAAAACTACAATTAAACCCAATCCAGCAAATTGCCATATAGGTCCTTTAGCATTATTTTTTAAATTATCATATTCCCTTTTAACCGACTCTGGCATCTCCTTAGTTTTAAGAACGTTTTTACAATGTTGGCATTGCGATGTCCCCTTTTTTGCAATAGGAAACAAAGGAATCCAAAAAACATGAGCGTGTACTCTATATACGCTTAGAATCAAAGAGCCTTGGGTTCCACAACTTGGACAAGTTGTTGTTTTTGATCGTTCAGATTTCAAATGAACTGTTTTACCTCCATAAATTATCATATTTCTATATTTTAATGACTATAACCTGCATATGATGTCCCATATAACTCATCTAGTCTTTTTAAAAAAATAGTTTATTTTAGACCTCAAGGCTAGATGTTCTTTTTTGAC is a window encoding:
- a CDS encoding zinc-ribbon domain-containing protein; translated protein: MIIYGGKTVHLKSERSKTTTCPSCGTQGSLILSVYRVHAHVFWIPLFPIAKKGTSQCQHCKNVLKTKEMPESVKREYDNLKNNAKGPIWQFAGLGLIVVLITWGIYAGREDKKLALEYLVSPWVGDIYEYKIKTGSYSTLKVMSVSNDSVFVSPNEYEISRMSKIYKINTPKNYSESSYGISKNKLKEMYDSGEIFDINR